In Littorina saxatilis isolate snail1 linkage group LG8, US_GU_Lsax_2.0, whole genome shotgun sequence, a single genomic region encodes these proteins:
- the LOC138973009 gene encoding uncharacterized protein: MGEIKEAGKGDIRHTKTICEADRIKMKNSLHLSPHTPVGLANKIQFDIRLYFFRRGGENMDQMTKDTFTIKRDENTHRRFVIKVKDELTKNHRGGDEESFSGIMPDTGDEFCPVQSFERYINFLHPKCNRLFQYPKTSFLNDDTCWYQNKPIGLHCLRNFMPTLSRLCQLSDNYTNHCIRATGATILAENSFGVADIMSVTGHKSVSSLAIYQRTSQNRKLEMADALAAASGKSQQLVPVKQKAPRSSATASATATSFTAAVTASVTTTTPVATVARNPNILSEEEVSLMFEEFSEDSPASKPPALFEQCSMQGCTFNITIHPK, from the exons ATGGGAGAAATAAAAGAGGCAGGTAAAGGAGACATtcggcacacaaaaacaatctgCGAAGCGGACCGCATCAAAATGAAAAATTCCCTTCACCTGAGTCCCCACACCCCAGTTGGGCTTGCCAACAAAATCCAGTTCGACATCCGGCTGTATTTCTTCAGGCGTGGAGGTGAAAATATGGACCAGATGACCAAAGACACCTTTACTATCAAAAGggatgaaaacacacacagaagattCGTAATAAAGGTGAAAGATGAGTTGACCAAAAACCATCGCGGTGGTGACGAGGAGTCCTTCTCCGGCATTATGCCCGACACCGGGGATGAGTTTTGCCCGGTGCAGAGTTTCGAACGATACATAAATTTTCTGCATCCTAAGTGCAACCGCCTATTTCAATATCCAAAGACCTCCTTTCTCAATGACGATACCTGCTGGTACCAGAACAAGCCCATTGGTCTACACTGTCTTCGCAATTTCATGCCCACCCTGAGCCGACTCTGTCAGCTGAGCGACAACTACACCAACCACTGCATTCGGGCTACTG GAGCAACTATCCTTGCGGAAAACAGTTTTGGAGTAGCAGACATTATGTCTGTGACAGGCCACAAATCCGTCTCCTCGCTGGCTATTTATCAGCGCACCTCCCAGAACAGGAAACTTGAAATGGCAGATGCTTTGGCGGCTGCGTCCGGTAAATCCCAGCAACTTGTCCCAGTGAAACAGAAAGCTCCGCGTTCAAGTGCGACTGCCAGTGCCACTGCCACCAGCTTCACTGCCGCTGTAACCGCATCTGTCACAACGACCACGCCTGTTGCAACTGTCGCACGAAATCCCAACATCCtgtcagaagaagaagtttcgcTCATGTTTGAGGAGTTCTCCGAAGACAGTCCAGCATCGAAACCTCCAGCATTGTTCGAGCAGTGCTCCATGCAGGGGTGCACTTTCAACATCACCATTCATCCCAAATGA